DNA sequence from the Juglans microcarpa x Juglans regia isolate MS1-56 chromosome 5S, Jm3101_v1.0, whole genome shotgun sequence genome:
CTGGTGAAACACACTTGAGTCTGTGTTATCGCATATGATATGGTGAACCATGCCTAAGACTGTGGCACCCCATAACGTATCATAATATGTAGTGAAatacgcttgggtccgtgttatCACATATCATATGGTGAACTACGCCTGAGTCCGTGGCACCACATAACATAACCTGTGGTGAAGCACACTTGGGTCCGTGTCACCTCAAAACATTGTATCTTTCATGTGGTGGATCATGCTTGAGTCCGTGTGTTACCCATCCACCTATAACATAAGACCAATTTTAAAGTTCACTTGTCATTCATGTGTTTTCTTACTAACTTTCATAATGCATGAGAACATGTTTGACTTCATGAATTTACGtagcatggcatattcttgtgcatggcatattaatatgagttttacaccacatagcataacataggcatggcataacatgatctaaacattacatggcatacatgtgatTTGCAGAACATCCCATCCATCTACCAATCCATACCAACATAGCATCACAAGCATATCATCGTAATTCATCAAGATTTGTGAAAAGAGGCCTAACCTTGACTTGGCTCGTAGCGTAGCGTAGGTAAACATCACATTTTTAATGCACAATCAGAATAATTACAGCACACATATAATTATGATCACGCTACTTACCTCTTAGCGTTGCTTCCACAATCTCATGTCGTAGTTTGTGACCTATACGAGGCACTAATCGTCACTAACATTTCTTAGAACAACGTGTCATCGAATTCTAATTACTTGGAATCATACCTtagatataatttaataaatattcagTTATACTATGATTAATAGATAGTAAGattaatatatttcttaacCCTAAgaggttggcccaagtggtgaagacCTTAGTCTTGGGGCATCACTCctttcaaggtccaaggttcaacacctcatgggtgcaaacaatcctttgggacCACACCACCTGGTAAAAAGCCAGCGATTcaaccagttccgtgtagggaaacatccgagggtgcggtgcatgggactggggtttactctgcaggggtgggtccgaaagGCCCTgtcttggagaggttccccgacataaaaaaaaaaaaaaaaaagattaacatatttcttataaaaaaaaatagatagtaatattatttaaagctcataacatattccttgattttctatttaaatataacataataattttattaaaaatccaaTTAAATAGACAATtggaatattaactaaaataataggctcaaTAGTATAATTTAAATTCCTAATAACTTACTGCTGTAACATgctttataaaaagattaatacttaataacataatttaactCTTAAGTATGTTCTGGAAAAATAAGGTTTTTGGACTAATATAACCAGGCCCAAACTAATTTTAAACACAAGTCCCATTTAAAACTAAGCCCAGTCCCAGCAAAACGCAGCCTAATAAAAAGGGCGTTTTGGGAAAACATCATAAATGGGCATGGGCATGGGCATTTTGAGAAGGCTGAAGACTACAATGAAAGGAAAGAAGCACAGAGGCTACGGAAGAGGAGCATCCTCGACAAGGGGATTTGGGACTCactgagagagaaggagagggcGGCGGTGGAGGTGAGTCGAGTTCGATGGTGGGAACTGGAGGATCCCTCTAaatatggtggtgcgacacacacacacacacacacacaagtccCATTTAAAACTAAGCCCAGTCCCAGCAAAACGCAGCCTAATAaaaagggcattttgggaaaacaTCATAAATGGGCATGGGCATGGGCATTTTGAGAAGGCTGAAGACTACAATGAAAGGAAAGAAGCACAGAGGCTACGGAAGAGGAGCATCCTCGACGAGGGGATTTGGGACTCactgagagagaaggagagggcGGCGGTGGAGGTGAGTCGAGTTCGATGGTGGGAACTGGAGGATCCCTCTAAATATGGTGGTGATTTTACTGTGGGAAGGTTCTGGCCGTAAGGGGTACTGTGGGTTTGCTGAAGGGAGAATATTATGAGGAGAAAGAGAGGATTTATGGTAGGGTTTTTGATGTGTGAATTGGTTTCCAACTACGAAACTATTCAAACTAGGAAATCAAAAGGGAGGGATATATGGGCGTGTATAGAGGAAAATCCCAATCAAAATCACCATcagagattaaaaataaaacacagattttatttaaaatactataaatactaaaactaataataataataatcttaattCTAAATCCTAATCTAAGACCCATATGTTACAGTACATCTTATCAAACATGGTATAAGTGGATGCTAAAAGTGGTCTAGGGTTTAGATAGTCTGGAACATAATTGTTGTCCAGCGGTGTCAAATGAGTTTTGTCCTAACTTTTAGACCAGGGAAGATTTTTCTTAACTAAATGTAAATTCTGACAAAATTTTCTTCTTGGACCAGTTCCGAGATGTATGCTTTTGTACACGAGCACACTACTATAGGAATACTGCTCAAAAGATAAATGGGTGTCATGATTTTGCTGCATATGTAGAAACTGTAAATGTGTAGTAGTAGGCAATTGGATTATCGATGATATCTATATGTGTGCGTATGTGTACACTTGACCAGATTTGAAACGAAGGCCTATTGAAGCCTCACACAGCCTCAACCATTGGGTCAAAGCCAAGCACTAAGTTTTAAGGGCTATTCATTATAACTCAGTCTACATTGTGAAAACTTAATGTTTTACTTTATAGTATCATGATAATAACCTATTGAATTGCATTAACATTAAGAGAATAAGTTATAAGTGTCCCATtacatttgttttatttaagtataatgagggatatatatctatatgttcATAACCAGCATAGAGACTAAAATGCCATTCCTTCTGTGGTCAAGGTATAATAAATGCATATAATTTTGATAAGGTTTAATTCGTATAATTGTAATTAGTAAGGAACACGCTAAGTTAATATGAAAATCAAGACTCATAGATCGACTTCAGGATCAATGGAACTTGCTATCAGATTTAAATAGGATATTTTTCCTTGtcaattattttcaaacattgtCATTTAACCCAACCTCGTCACTTGAAAAGTAAGAGTGGATCTGAAAACttgcccaaagaaataaaataaaagaaaagaaaaatagtagtTCTATCTGAATGGGAAACTCTTCTCTTGTTTAGATGTAACCACATTTGTTGCTATTATATAGAGGACCGCCACTTGATTGAGACCTCATTTACTCTTTCTCTATCTTTCAGGAACCCAGTAGTGTGGAGAAAATTATGGAAATTGATGATCATATTGGATGTGCCATGAGTGGGTTGATTGCTGATGCCCGAACACTTGTTGAGCACGCACGTGTGGAAACTCAAGTATGGTTTTTGTTACTTGCATGCAAGTGATAAAACTATAGCTCCATGCTAATATAGTTACATTCATACTTTTCAGAACCACAGGTTCTCCTACGGTGAGCCAATGACTGTGGAGTCTACAACACAAGCTATTTGCGATCTGGCCCTACGATTTGGCGAAGGTGATGAAGAATCTATGGTAATAACCACTTGACCTTGGGATGGTTCTGGTACTAACTCATTCGCATGTTTATAATGTTATAATGAAACATATAATACCAAAGAAGAAACACGGCGGGTAGGATTTTAAGATGCAAATGATAACCTGCACTGTCTTTATATATAGCCCCCTTTTcgcttttttttgtttgtttccagCTCAAGATACATAGATCTGATATGTCCACATGTATATACCAGATCTAACAGCATGATTATGCttggttttatatattttgtattctatccccccccccctctcgtTAATATGCATTTGACATAACTTTTGGTTGTTCTAGgagttcatttttatttgtccATCAACTGTCTTTATGTTAGCTGTCAGCTTCTCTAGGAGCCCAATTATCCAATATGGCTTGTTGAAAACATTTTCAGTCATTTAAATTTTTCCCCATATATTCATAGGGAATTTTCGGATGGTTGTAAATCAAGAGAAAATTGATGCTAAAATCTCCAATTTTTGTGggtgtttttttaatgacaatCTGCATAAAATTCATGCTATTCTTTTGGAGGAGCTGGATGCCTTTTTTTGCTTGAGGGGTTCCAATTAGGGAAGGTGGTGAATGTTCACACTATAAAGAGACAACAGCACAGTGTTCATCCTATATTCATAGGATCTTTTTTTGTGGGATTTTGTGTAATGCCAGACACCTCTTTCATTTTTGGTAAAGAGACGACAGCACAGTGTGTATAGAGTGCTCTTCACTTCTGTTGCAATTGAAATGTCCTTGTTTGAAATTGGATTCCCTTATGATTTGATAGTAGATCGTATATTTGTCATTCTTAAATGTTCTCTGGCATATCGTATTCTTTTGTGCAGTCTCGACCTTTTGGAGTTTCTCTTCTCATTGCTGGTCATGATGAGAATGGGCCCTGCTTGTAAGTACTTGTCTGATTTGCATAGATACTTTCTGTGGATTAATATCAACCTAAAATGGTTAAATGGTTGAGTTATGTATGTTCAATTTTTAGGATTTTCAGACTCCTACTGATTCATAATATGTGAATGTAGATCAAccctaaatgttttttttttttggggtttttttttttctttttttggtgtttggttggggggggggggtggcggCATAAATTGAGAAAGCTTTGGGACTCATAAAGTATGGAATGCATTCCAAGTTAATGTTACACTCACCATGGTCGCTTAATCAACCCCATTGATgtgtattaaataaatatatgggttaaaaacttaaatgcacttattgttttacattttgaTGGCTAATGTGTAAGTTTTGTTAGTTTGGGGTGCAGAGTATAAAACACTTGTAGTTTAGCAGTGAAAAGTGGATTTAACCAACATACTTGTAAGTGACAATCTGCAACTGGAGGGTGGTAAAATTAAACGGATGGTGAATCGGCAATCTGGATTTGGAGTGGAAGAAAAATATTGGACATTGTCCaagcatttgtttttttttataagcaaataaatatctttattgaatagaatgaaactaggcaatgcccaagtacacaggaagtatacaaagtgagacacctaattacattctagtaagctgaaaagaagatagaaactcaTGGACATTAGGACCCTTCAATACagtagcagaaaaccactgtaaaagagaaaatataaaaaaattccagatttcccccACTGCACGCTCCTTGTTGTTAAAACACCTATCATTCATTTCCGACTAtagacaccacattaagcacaaaggtatcATTCGCCACACTATTGCTAGTTGAGCGCTATTATGCCTCCTGTTCCAGCACGCTAGTAGTTTcaccacactcttaggcatgACCCAACTCAGCCTGGCTCTTTTAAGGATACCATCCCATAAatccctagccacctcacaatgtaaaagaaAGTGATCTatcgattctccattctttctaCATGTAGCACCACTCTGTGACCACCATACCCCACTTCCTTAAATTGTCAAccgtcaagatcttcccaagtgcaactgtccaagtaaaaaacaCAACTTTAGACAGCACTAAGACTTTCCAAATACTCCTCCACGGAAAGAATGTGGGCTGCTCGGCTGTCAAAGCCTTGTAAAAAGATTTAACTGTaaacttttttctctccatGTGAATCCACAACATACGGTCACCCACATTTCCTCCTAACTTTGCTGAATACAAGTAGCTGTAAAAGTCTGCCATCTCATCATTCCAACCATTTGTTAGGGAAGACAAGTATTGGACTCAATCCTTATCATTAATGAATGCTTGGCCAGCAGGattaaggagtggtttggattcagagatgagttgagatggtttgtaaatagtagaataaaagttgcattatttattatattttgtatgaaaatttgagaaagttgttttgatatttgaaaaagttgaattgtttattgtattttgtgtgtgaatttgagaaagttgtaatgatgagataagatgagttgatgtaggttttgaatgcaaacaaggcCGAAGTCAGGAGTTCTGggtattttatgcaaattagacatggagaaggcctatgaccaCGTTAACTgggaatttcttttttatttgttgaggagatgtggttttggggagagatggaggttgtggaTGAGGTATTGTGTGTCAATGGTTCGATTCTCGATTTTGGTAAATGGTGACCTTGTGGGATTCTTTAACAGTTCACGGAGGGTGCGACACGGCAATCCATTATCACTCCTCTTATTTGTTATTGTCATGGAGGATCTAAGCAAAATGTTGTCAGCTTCAGTTGAGGGTGGTTTTTTCTCAGGTTACTGGGTAGGGGATACTAACCATGGCTCTACCATTGTTTCACATCTTTTGTTTGCAGGTGACATGTTATTTTCTGAGGTAGATCAAGGTCATGTCCAATCTCTGAAGACTATCTTGCTTTGCTTTGAAGCGGTCTCCGGTTTAAAAGTAAATCTTTCTAAATCTGAGTTGGTTGTTGTGGGTAACATGCACAATGTTTGGGGGCAGGCCAACATATTGGACTGTGTGGTATCTTCGTTGcctatgaagtatcttggcCTTCCATTGGAAGCACCATTCAAAGCCTATTCGGGATGAGGTGTTAGAGAATATAGAGTGAAGGTTGGGTGAGTggaaaatgttatatttgtctaaaggggtCATATTACCTTAATAAAGAGTACCCTCTCAAACCTTCCcacatatttcttatctttatttcctcTCCCAGCTAATGCCGCCTTATAGATTAAGAATCTCCAATGAGATTTTCTGTGGAGTGGACTTGGCAACGAGGTTAAGCTTCAGTTAGTTGGGAGAAGGTGTGCTCTCCAACGAGGGGTGGCAGGTTGGGGGGTTCGTAATTTGAGAGTCTTCAATAAGGCTCTTTTGGGAAATGACTGTGGAGATATAATTATGAGAGGAAAGCATTATGGAAGGTGGTGATTGATACTAAATACAGGAGTATAAGGAggggttggtgctctaatgaatTTAGGGGGGGGCATATGGAGTGGGGTTATGGAAGCATATTCGAAAAGGTTGGCGGTCTTTCTCTAGCCACACTAGGCCGTGTTTGGGGGATGGTAATCAAATcagtttttggcatgatgtttgggtTGGAGATACGGCTCTTAAGGATGCCTATCCCTCTATTTTCATAATTGCACAGGAACAAGATGCTTTGGTGGCAGACTTGAGGGAAATTACTAATGGCTCACAACAGTGGAATGTCAGGTTCACTAGGGAGGCACATAATTGAGAGGTGGGTGTCCTTGTTGAGTTCTTTAACTTGTTGTACGCCATTGGACCTATTGATACAGTAGTGGATAAGTTGGTTTGGTCGCCTTCCAGCAAAGGAAAATTTTATGTATGCTCCATCTATGAGGTTCTCACTACTCAGGCTAGTAATCACTTTctttggaagagcatttggaagaatAAAGCACCTCTTAAGGCTGATTTTTTTGGGACTGCATCCTTAGAAAAGATTCTGATCATTGACCATCTAAGGAAACGTGGGCTTATCCTTGTTGGCTGGTATTGTATGTTCAGAAATAGTGGCGAAACAGTGGAACATttacttctacattgtgagtttTCGAGGGCCTTGTGGAATTACTTTTTCAGCAAAGTGGGattagcatgggttatgccagGGAGGGTGGTTGACCTACTAGCTAGTTGGAAATGGATCACAAGGATACCACAGATTGcagttgtgtggaagatggatCTCATTTGTCTACTATGGTGCATTTGGAGtgaaaggaaaattttgagGACCAAGAGCGCTCCTTAGAAGAGTTTAAGGTTGGGTTTGGATACACagtttaaatgaaatgagatgagatgagatattttgaatagcagttgaataaaatattattagatataattttttagtattatttttattttgggataatgagatttgaaaaagttgaattgtttattatatttttgtatgagaatttggaaaagttgtaatgatgagatgatgagatgaggaggtttgtgtatccaaacccagCCTAAGAGttttttctggaagactttatttatgtagGCCATTGTTATAGACTTTAATGGTCTCAactttcatgaattccttgtaactgtttctagttcctaattaggtgtaatcacatgtatacatctatttctatatcaataaaatatcttcttattaaaaaaaaaaaaaaaaaaaaaaaaaaaaaaaaaaagaagtgtacAATGTTTGAATATCAAGCTAGTTTAAGTGTGAATGTAGATGATAACTGGTGAAGTTCTCtgtattaattaaaagtaccaGCTTCACATATCCTGCAGTTGTGCTCAATCTTTTGCCCTAAACTCATGGAATTGCAGATACTATACTGATCCATCTGGCACATTTTGGCAATGCAATGCAAAAGCTATTGGTTCAGGTTCAGAGGGTGCAGACAGCTCTTTGCAAGAGCAATACAACAAGGTATCTTTTTGCGTGTTCACATGCATGCACGTACTctgaaataaaaagtatttctcCTTGTGTTCATGTTTGCATGATTTTCGTGCAAATAGTTTTTTACACCTCTATAGGCGAAATTACATTagctttataattttaagaccTATTCTAACTTGTCATCTACTCCtacttatatattaaaaaaaaaaaatctttttattttgatggttcaatgGTATTCAAGTTACCGAAGTGGGGTCCAATACATGTCAAGATGACCATATTCCATTTTTTCTGATGCTTATGACCTGAAGAATTGAAGGGGTATATTGTATTGTTAATTGTTTACAGGACATAACTCTTCAAGAAGCCGAAACTATTGCTCTTTCCATTCTGAGGCAGGTCATGGAAGAAAAGGTAAAGACTTTCTTGGATTTGTAGCTTTAATGTTGGCTATAAAGTTTGTCTCTAGttaattgagaaatgatatttagaaGCCTTTTAATCAACATCCACAAATGTGATATCAAATGATTGTAAGACGAATGGAATAACAACACGTAATCTTCCAGTAAGTTAATGTCATGTTAGAAGATGATAAAATGGTGATTGTTAAAAAGGATTAGGAATAACTCGTTGCTAGttaattttactcatcttaATCACATGGATGAACTATGTTATTGAACTCAGGTGACTCCCAATAATGTTGACATTGCAAAGGTGTCTCCAACATACCATCTATATACACCTTCTGAGGTAGAAGCCGTCATTAATCGCCTATGAGTACAGGCCCTCCCTTGCATGGCAAATCATCCTCCATCTCCTATTGTTGCAATACTGTgtttaattagtttgatggggaagaaaatattgtatttgtttttgcttttagGATTCAAGTTCGTaattttcatttggttttgggTCATCTATAATTGCTCTCCCTCTCTTAAAAAAACACTTGCAAAAGTGTTGCACATTTTTACTTGGAACATCTGCAAGAGTGCCTCCGAGCCTTAAGTTAAttctctcaaatttttaataattatttggcTGAGCTCCTGCGTCATATACAAACTATGACGTGTGCGAGTATTACAAGCCCCTTAAAATGGACCAACATTTAGGAGATATGTcggagatgagatgggataagaAGTCTGTAAAAGCTctttaaatagtagtgaaataatttatgaataagaGCCGTGCTATCCATAAGTTTCACATCTTGCACACCCATTTAAAAacatgttattttatatttttacccttattttacttaaaaacatATCTGGaatcattttacatttttatcctcattttaattaaaaagttccAGATTCTGTCTCCTCCTTCATCAACCATTCGGTAATTCCAAACATAGGCCAGTCTGCCAATTAAagccattttttttgtttttggagttCTTTAAATTTCTACAAATCCAAGTTTCTTGCTATACATGATTTCCTGTTAATCCTGAAAAGACTGATAAATGTTTCTAACTAATAGGCCGTGTAAAGCGCACTTTAGTTTCTAACTAATATCTGAGCGAGAGAGAACAAATACTCAAGCATAGATTTGATGGATATCCTTGGTACAGTACATAAGAACGCTTACATAAGAACACTGATCGAGTAATgcacaaaaagagaaaatcttaGATGGTTGGACTTGTTTTGGATTATATACATGAGGAAAGGGACTTGTTTTGGATTATATGGTTCCTCTCCTAGACAATCGCTAACACTATTGCTAGTTATATTAATGTCCAGCTCTAACCTAACTTCTTAGCTCTAACCCCTCTAGAGATTACAGCCGACTGATTTACAGTGAGATTACAAaaaatgagggagagagagagagaggggggctACAGTTACCTTATAACTCCTTTCTGTGTTGCCGATCGGAATATGTCCAAGTCCAAGTTCTTAGTATAGTGAAGAGGAGAAAGTAGGGGACTTGGATTTTTCTTGcaatagggttttttttttgctggCATTAAAGGACCAGGAAGCAGGGGACttggagggggaggggggggacTTTGATTAAActaataatcattacaatttttttaaatttttaaaaaaataataattcaacttttttaaatcccaaaacaataaatatattctaataatattttaattgtataatatttttcaacttttttatctctcattttttaaaacccaataaatacttaagtAAACTATCTCACTGTTATTCAAAAaccatcttactattattcacaaaattcttatctcatatcattcaCTAAGCATTCCCTGAGTTTCTTGTTCAACTACGGCAGTAGAAATCGCGATTAGAGAGGAGATGTTTAGAAAagtttttcatctcatataattttatctcatctcatttccttctcaaatatcattcaaacacaaacattctcaacctaatcattacaatattttcaaactaaacattacaattttcttaaactttcaaataaaaaataaaaaataatttaactttttcaaattataaaacaaaaattatattataacaatattttaattttataatattttttattcaattttttatctctcatttcccaaaattcaataaatacttaactcaaattatcttactactatacacaaactatcttactactatttataaaattattacaatttttttaatttttatataaaataaaataaataattaaaatttttaaatcttaaaaaaaattatattaaaattagatattttaataatattttatttaatttttaattttaatctcaaattattttactaagttattttttaaaaaacaaaggaGCCTTGGCCAAAAAAAGACAATTGGATTGACTTTGAAATGACGTGAACACGTAATGGAATTtaaagaatttatataaaagatatttgtTTAATAGATAATGTTAGGCTGCACATTAATGTAaaagattttttgtaaatattttttaagcatacttaattattaagaaaaaaatatataaattcattaataattatttttgtaatcattcataaaaaataaaaaatatatgagtagACACAtttaataaacatatttaaaagtcatattatcattttcttattttaattagtatttttttagataattacttactatatttattttacaactgTCCTACTCATTTTACAATGGTAGTTTTGTCATTTTGTTCAGAACAAGTTTAATTTTACAAagttatctttcatttaaatagaattgtaaaatagtcattagtttatcatttttaattaaaatatatcaataataatttctttataataatgatattcttcattttagatattattatttttaaggttgatatgatatgttttttaaattatttcaaatgtaAACTACTCAACTACTTAAAATGTTCTATCGATTCAAGTAATAAAATCTAAggcgaataataatattttaacaaattataataatatcttgaAAAGAGGAATTAACAAGATtgcatctaataaaataataattattgattAACAAGTTCATTCATCTATGAGAACGTTTggtttataagaaaattttataaaacgaagtaaataaattgatgtagtttgATAGGAGAATGATTTGtaaagtaatactagatataattttagagtgCGCAAGTATCGT
Encoded proteins:
- the LOC121268160 gene encoding proteasome subunit alpha type-5-like; translated protein: MFLTRTEYDRGVNTFSPEGRLFQVEYAIEAIKLGSTAIGLKTKEGVVLAVEKRITSPLLEPSSVEKIMEIDDHIGCAMSGLIADARTLVEHARVETQNHRFSYGEPMTVESTTQAICDLALRFGEGDEESMSRPFGVSLLIAGHDENGPCLYYTDPSGTFWQCNAKAIGSGSEGADSSLQEQYNKDITLQEAETIALSILRQVMEEKVTPNNVDIAKVSPTYHLYTPSEVEAVINRL